In Treponema primitia ZAS-2, a genomic segment contains:
- a CDS encoding vWA domain-containing protein: protein MSFDNPQALLALFLLIPAIFISFIHYRKRRGVLKFLGNSSEELAGSSAGSSVEDPGRNLKSRYFLSAVAFCLFLACIIIALGRPRGGTRLVSETRRGVDVILAFDLSRSMDVRDISPGGPSRLGKAVSVAMELVSNPWFSGAVSATGAPGLRFGAAIGKGQGILALPLTEDAEAIQAFLSSLSGDALTGSGTNLESLIVAATGAFQDAFPSRRRIILFSDGETLSGSLKTALERAADAEITIIAAGFGSETGGVVPLGRDTLKGDDGYPVTSFLQSETLRDAAEQTGGIYVDGNRLNAAALLADHLATLGVSGSRNENAGAAVKGFRRETRPLGYLFIIAALIFLGLSKIPEKGRRKHG from the coding sequence GTGAGCTTTGATAATCCCCAGGCGCTCCTGGCACTCTTTTTGCTGATCCCGGCGATATTCATTTCTTTTATCCATTACCGTAAACGCCGGGGGGTGCTGAAGTTTCTTGGTAACTCCTCAGAGGAGCTGGCGGGATCCTCGGCAGGCTCCTCCGTGGAAGACCCAGGGCGGAACCTCAAGTCCCGGTACTTCCTCTCAGCGGTGGCCTTTTGCCTTTTCCTGGCCTGCATCATCATTGCCCTGGGAAGGCCCCGGGGTGGAACCCGGCTGGTGAGCGAGACCCGCCGGGGGGTGGACGTGATCCTGGCCTTTGACCTGTCCCGGAGTATGGATGTCCGGGATATAAGCCCCGGCGGCCCATCCCGGCTGGGCAAGGCCGTATCGGTGGCCATGGAACTAGTGTCCAACCCCTGGTTCAGCGGCGCTGTCTCGGCTACAGGGGCCCCGGGGCTGCGTTTCGGCGCAGCCATTGGGAAAGGGCAGGGTATTCTGGCCCTTCCGCTGACTGAAGATGCCGAGGCGATACAGGCTTTCCTGTCCAGCCTTTCCGGGGATGCCCTCACCGGCAGCGGGACTAACCTGGAATCCCTCATTGTTGCCGCGACCGGGGCATTTCAGGATGCCTTCCCCAGCCGCCGCCGGATTATCCTTTTTTCCGACGGGGAAACCCTGTCCGGTTCCCTTAAGACAGCCCTGGAACGGGCCGCTGACGCTGAAATTACCATTATTGCTGCGGGCTTCGGTTCTGAAACCGGGGGGGTGGTCCCCCTGGGAAGGGATACCCTGAAAGGTGATGACGGGTACCCGGTAACCAGTTTCCTACAGTCTGAAACCCTGCGGGATGCGGCGGAACAGACCGGAGGTATCTATGTGGACGGAAACCGCCTTAACGCCGCCGCATTGTTGGCGGATCACCTGGCAACTCTGGGTGTATCAGGCAGCCGGAATGAGAATGCCGGCGCTGCGGTAAAGGGTTTCCGCCGGGAAACCCGGCCCCTGGGCTATCTCTTTATCATCGCCGCCCTGATCTTCCTGGGACTTTCGAAGATCCCTGAAAAGGGGAGGCGGAAACATGGGTAA
- a CDS encoding VWA domain-containing protein, producing MNFGFERPWLLIAGVIIVLLCFIISRFLKGAFTLSISLGPPGGSPFKPPFNVEFLVRIIRALDLFGTLALFVAAAGPILINTELVWLNRGADILFVVDVSPSMAGIDMNGRSRFDTARDLVRDFAQSRPSDAIGLVAVGNDASLLVPPTVDRGALFSRLESLRIGELGDGTALGLGLGIAALHIRNSGAPRKVVALITDGENNAGAIHPETAAAALQNAGVSLWVIGVGSGGEVPIDYVDPVTRIRRTGTFDSRFNSESLRSIAERGGGQYIAAPSAEAFSLAFFRIDEGEMTIRRSGTINRTRSFETPVIAAALIMICAARFIRRYILGAFL from the coding sequence GTGAATTTTGGTTTTGAACGCCCCTGGCTTCTGATCGCCGGGGTAATAATAGTATTACTGTGCTTTATCATTTCCCGTTTTTTAAAAGGCGCCTTTACCCTGAGCATTTCCTTAGGCCCCCCGGGGGGCAGCCCCTTCAAGCCCCCCTTTAACGTGGAATTTCTGGTGCGGATAATCCGGGCCCTGGATTTGTTCGGTACCCTGGCCCTGTTTGTCGCCGCTGCGGGGCCTATTTTAATCAACACAGAATTGGTGTGGCTTAACCGGGGGGCGGATATACTTTTTGTGGTGGACGTAAGCCCCAGTATGGCGGGAATCGATATGAACGGCCGCAGCCGCTTTGATACCGCCCGGGACCTGGTCCGGGATTTTGCCCAGTCCCGGCCTTCGGACGCCATTGGGCTGGTGGCGGTGGGGAATGACGCAAGCCTTCTGGTGCCCCCCACGGTGGACCGGGGCGCCCTGTTTTCCCGGCTGGAATCCCTGCGTATCGGCGAACTGGGGGATGGCACCGCCCTGGGCCTGGGCTTGGGAATTGCCGCCCTGCACATACGGAATTCCGGGGCCCCGCGAAAGGTGGTGGCGCTGATCACCGATGGGGAAAATAATGCCGGGGCCATACATCCGGAAACCGCAGCGGCGGCCCTGCAAAACGCCGGGGTCTCCCTCTGGGTTATCGGGGTAGGGAGCGGTGGGGAGGTGCCCATCGACTATGTAGACCCGGTCACCAGGATACGCCGTACCGGCACCTTTGATTCACGGTTCAATTCCGAAAGCCTCAGATCCATCGCTGAGAGAGGCGGGGGCCAGTACATTGCGGCGCCGTCGGCGGAGGCCTTTTCCCTGGCCTTTTTCCGGATCGATGAGGGGGAGATGACCATACGCCGTTCAGGCACCATAAACCGGACCCGGAGTTTTGAGACACCGGTTATAGCTGCCGCCCTGATCATGATCTGCGCCGCCCGGTTTATACGGCGGTATATACTGGGGGCCTTCCTGTGA
- a CDS encoding ABC transporter permease, with the protein MIQAFPFNRRIKTLLLTSSILLLLLVIALAGLTMNSARYSPDYSVKLFGPSLSHPFGTDYLGRDMFFRTVKGLSTSILIGTLAATVSAIIALTLGLVAASAGGAVDKIIAYFVDLFMGVPHLVLLMLIAYMMGKGFRGVTLAVALTHWASLSRVIRAEVLQVREAQYVKIARKLGKTQAMVAFQHILPHVLPQFIIGLILLFPHAILHEASITFLGFGLSVDTPAIGIILSESLNHIATGKWYLVFFPGVSLVIIVMLFNKLGEQLKLLFDPASAQE; encoded by the coding sequence ATGATACAAGCTTTTCCTTTTAACCGCCGGATAAAAACACTGTTGCTGACTAGTTCGATACTTTTACTGCTTTTGGTAATAGCCCTGGCGGGGCTTACCATGAATAGCGCCCGTTACAGCCCGGACTATTCGGTCAAGCTCTTTGGCCCTTCCCTTAGCCACCCTTTCGGCACCGATTATTTGGGGCGGGATATGTTTTTCCGCACCGTAAAGGGCCTTTCCACCAGCATTCTTATCGGAACTTTGGCTGCCACGGTGAGCGCCATTATCGCCCTGACCCTGGGGCTTGTCGCGGCAAGCGCGGGGGGTGCCGTGGATAAGATCATTGCCTATTTTGTGGATCTCTTTATGGGGGTGCCCCACTTAGTATTACTGATGCTGATAGCCTATATGATGGGCAAGGGTTTCCGGGGGGTTACCCTTGCGGTGGCCCTGACCCACTGGGCTTCCCTGAGCCGGGTCATCCGGGCTGAGGTGCTTCAGGTGCGGGAAGCCCAGTATGTTAAAATCGCCCGGAAGCTCGGGAAAACCCAGGCCATGGTGGCTTTTCAGCACATATTGCCCCACGTGCTGCCCCAGTTTATCATCGGGCTCATCCTGCTCTTCCCCCATGCGATACTCCATGAGGCGAGCATTACCTTTCTGGGCTTTGGCCTTTCGGTGGATACCCCGGCTATCGGCATTATCCTTTCGGAATCCTTAAACCATATTGCTACAGGCAAGTGGTACCTGGTGTTTTTTCCCGGCGTATCCCTGGTAATTATCGTGATGCTCTTTAACAAGTTGGGGGAGCAGTTAAAGCTCCTGTTTGATCCCGCCAGTGCCCAGGAGTAG
- a CDS encoding aminotransferase class I/II-fold pyridoxal phosphate-dependent enzyme: MNPLASELNAVLDGSVAGRLLSSLGRRLFFPKGIIAQSSEAKQLAPVKNATIGMAFHKGQPLILSAIRDSMPTLTAKEAVTYAATAGVEEVRKAWKESMAKKNPSLKPEDVSLPAAVPGITAGISFVADLFLDENNTIIASDPCWDNYSLIFTERRGAELRGVPFFGTGPGLDLEAIRRVILEEAKTGQVRIIFNFPNNPSGYSPTQAEADALIEIIRETAEAGADVLVICDDAYFGLYYEDGIYRESLFGRLASLHERVLAVKIDGPTKEDYVWGLRVAFVTFGSPSLKTEHQEALGKKLMGGIRSSVSCANTPAQYLILKVLSDPRTPGEKKANHELLRSRYQAVKDFIRNQPEQPKLKPLPFNSGYFMSFRCIGIDAEALRKQLLADHGIGTIALGAGILRVAFAALEKEQIPGIYSLIYETAGKL, translated from the coding sequence ATGAACCCACTTGCAAGCGAACTCAATGCCGTATTGGACGGCTCTGTCGCGGGCCGCCTTCTGTCTTCTCTCGGCCGCCGCCTTTTTTTCCCAAAAGGGATCATCGCCCAGTCCAGCGAAGCGAAACAGCTTGCGCCGGTGAAAAACGCCACCATCGGCATGGCCTTCCACAAGGGGCAGCCCCTGATCCTGTCGGCTATCAGGGACAGCATGCCCACCCTGACGGCGAAAGAAGCGGTCACCTACGCCGCTACCGCCGGGGTCGAGGAGGTTCGCAAAGCCTGGAAGGAATCCATGGCGAAGAAAAACCCGTCCCTAAAGCCGGAGGATGTTTCCCTACCCGCGGCGGTACCCGGAATAACCGCAGGTATCTCCTTTGTGGCGGACCTTTTCCTGGATGAAAACAACACAATCATCGCCAGCGATCCCTGTTGGGACAATTACAGCCTCATCTTCACCGAACGCCGGGGCGCGGAGCTCCGGGGGGTCCCCTTTTTCGGAACAGGCCCGGGCCTGGACCTGGAAGCCATCCGCAGGGTGATCCTTGAGGAGGCCAAAACCGGGCAAGTGCGGATAATTTTCAATTTTCCAAATAATCCTTCGGGCTACTCCCCCACTCAAGCCGAAGCGGATGCTTTGATAGAAATCATTCGGGAAACTGCCGAAGCCGGCGCGGATGTCCTGGTGATCTGCGATGACGCCTATTTTGGCCTCTATTATGAGGATGGCATCTACCGGGAATCCCTTTTCGGTCGCCTGGCCTCCCTCCATGAACGGGTTTTGGCGGTAAAAATTGATGGCCCCACCAAGGAAGACTATGTCTGGGGCCTGCGGGTAGCCTTCGTCACCTTTGGCAGCCCCAGCCTTAAAACGGAACACCAGGAAGCCCTGGGCAAAAAACTTATGGGGGGGATCCGCTCCTCAGTTTCATGCGCCAACACCCCGGCCCAGTACCTGATCCTCAAGGTCCTTTCGGATCCCCGCACCCCGGGTGAAAAAAAGGCCAACCACGAATTGCTCCGGAGCCGCTACCAGGCGGTTAAAGACTTCATCCGGAATCAGCCGGAGCAGCCCAAACTCAAGCCCCTGCCCTTTAACTCGGGCTACTTCATGAGTTTCCGCTGCATTGGCATTGACGCCGAAGCCCTGCGGAAACAGCTCCTGGCGGATCATGGCATCGGTACCATCGCCTTAGGCGCCGGCATACTCAGAGTCGCTTTTGCGGCCCTGGAGAAAGAGCAAATTCCGGGAATATACAGCCTTATCTACGAGACTGCGGGAAAACTTTAG
- a CDS encoding ABC transporter ATP-binding protein translates to MSTLFEARNISFGYDPKKLVLDRVSITIGEGERVGIIGPSGCGKSTLARIMGGYIASQSPGNSAGYTGEILFEGKPLAREGYCPVQLVYQHPERAVNPRWKMGRTLTEAWQLATKFPTQPDEALLRTMGIEREWFERYPAELSGGEIQRFCLARALGPRTRIILADEISTMLDVITQAQIWQALLAITAERGLGLLVITHNPHLAEKICSRILKFEDLKSVEN, encoded by the coding sequence GTGTCCACGCTGTTTGAGGCCCGGAATATTTCCTTTGGCTATGATCCAAAAAAATTGGTGCTTGACAGGGTTAGTATTACTATTGGGGAAGGGGAACGGGTGGGCATTATAGGGCCTTCAGGCTGCGGCAAGAGTACCCTGGCCCGTATCATGGGGGGCTATATCGCGTCCCAGTCCCCAGGAAACAGCGCAGGGTATACCGGGGAGATACTCTTTGAAGGGAAACCTCTGGCCCGGGAAGGGTACTGCCCGGTGCAGCTTGTCTACCAGCACCCGGAACGGGCGGTGAATCCCCGGTGGAAAATGGGGCGGACCCTCACCGAAGCATGGCAACTTGCAACGAAGTTTCCCACGCAGCCTGATGAGGCTTTGCTCAGAACCATGGGTATTGAAAGGGAATGGTTTGAGCGCTACCCGGCGGAACTGTCCGGCGGCGAGATACAGCGTTTCTGTTTAGCCAGGGCATTGGGGCCCCGGACCCGAATTATCCTGGCGGATGAGATAAGCACCATGCTGGATGTGATTACCCAGGCCCAGATTTGGCAGGCCCTGTTAGCTATAACTGCGGAGCGGGGCCTGGGACTTTTGGTGATCACCCACAACCCGCATTTGGCGGAGAAGATTTGTTCACGGATACTGAAGTTTGAGGATTTGAAGAGTGTCGAGAACTGA
- a CDS encoding tetratricopeptide repeat protein, with protein MGKRHLQQSSLDKVLIRLLPLALLLVFLASCGGPVSGRLMLLRGNFFNTQGLYTEAILAYLEALEFPETAPYAEFGLGSVYLALDEGPAALQHFAAAEEGLTPLFREDHRELIYRIRYNSGVVRFHAGDYGTAADQFRAALETDGSRIEAKRNLELSLLSLTRQSSGASSSPSLNFQDELKGSQVLFDYIRRKESDQWKSREWEEDTPSTGPDY; from the coding sequence ATGGGTAAACGCCACTTGCAACAAAGTTCCCTGGATAAGGTTTTGATAAGGCTTCTCCCCTTGGCCTTGCTTCTTGTTTTCCTGGCTTCCTGCGGGGGCCCGGTTTCGGGAAGACTCATGCTCCTGCGGGGCAATTTTTTCAATACCCAGGGGCTCTATACCGAGGCCATCCTGGCCTATCTGGAAGCCCTGGAATTTCCCGAAACCGCCCCCTACGCCGAATTTGGCCTGGGCTCGGTGTACCTGGCCCTGGACGAAGGTCCCGCCGCATTGCAGCACTTTGCCGCCGCCGAGGAAGGGCTGACCCCCCTGTTTCGGGAGGACCACCGGGAACTGATCTACCGGATCCGCTACAATAGCGGGGTGGTCCGCTTTCACGCCGGGGACTACGGGACTGCGGCGGATCAGTTCCGGGCCGCCCTGGAAACCGATGGGAGCCGTATTGAGGCAAAGCGGAACCTGGAGCTAAGCCTCCTTTCCCTGACCCGTCAAAGTTCCGGGGCCAGCTCATCACCTTCGTTAAATTTTCAGGACGAACTCAAGGGCTCCCAGGTCCTTTTTGATTATATACGCCGTAAGGAGAGCGACCAATGGAAAAGCCGGGAATGGGAGGAAGATACCCCTTCAACCGGGCCGGATTACTAG
- a CDS encoding DUF58 domain-containing protein produces the protein MDRYELLRRITTFPLVARGLSEDLLSGDFRSVFKGQGIEFDEVRRYEPGDDVRSIDWNVSARFGATYVKMYREERELTVCLVLDESASMFAAGDGNNTAGMHEELRYKMRRCDQAVLAAALVAFSAERAGQRIGALCFDEEITRVFNPRKGRSHIMSIISGLLSAKDGGRGSNLGMALEGTGRMLKRRSLVVILSDFLCVNWEQELGALCAKHDVIAIGITDPLDNGIPNLGLLSMADPETGALLHAPTGFSSFRSAWTEWHGDRAKLRKALCRRCGASYLELSTTDDAPTVLTRFFGGRRS, from the coding sequence TTGGATCGCTATGAGCTTTTGCGGAGGATCACTACCTTTCCCCTGGTGGCCCGGGGCCTTTCGGAGGATCTCCTGTCCGGGGATTTCCGCTCGGTGTTTAAGGGCCAGGGTATAGAGTTTGATGAGGTCCGCCGCTATGAGCCGGGAGATGATGTCCGTTCTATAGACTGGAATGTGAGCGCCCGGTTCGGCGCCACCTATGTAAAGATGTACCGGGAAGAGCGGGAGCTGACGGTTTGCCTGGTCCTGGATGAATCGGCTTCCATGTTTGCCGCTGGGGATGGTAACAATACTGCGGGTATGCACGAGGAACTTCGTTACAAAATGCGCCGCTGCGATCAGGCGGTGCTGGCTGCTGCACTGGTTGCTTTTTCTGCGGAACGGGCGGGGCAGCGTATCGGAGCCCTCTGCTTTGACGAGGAAATTACCCGGGTCTTTAATCCCCGCAAAGGGCGCTCCCATATTATGAGCATTATCAGCGGCCTCCTTTCCGCCAAGGACGGGGGCCGGGGGAGCAACCTGGGCATGGCCCTGGAGGGAACCGGGCGTATGCTCAAGCGCCGGAGCCTGGTGGTGATCCTTTCGGATTTTCTTTGCGTCAACTGGGAACAGGAATTGGGGGCCCTCTGCGCCAAGCATGATGTGATCGCCATAGGGATCACCGACCCCCTGGACAATGGGATCCCCAACCTGGGGCTCCTTTCTATGGCGGATCCTGAGACCGGGGCTTTGCTCCATGCTCCCACGGGATTTTCGTCATTCAGGTCCGCCTGGACAGAATGGCATGGGGACCGGGCCAAGCTGCGGAAGGCCCTTTGCCGGCGCTGCGGCGCATCATATCTGGAGCTTTCCACCACCGATGACGCCCCCACGGTGCTGACCCGGTTTTTCGGGGGGCGGCGTTCGTGA
- a CDS encoding Smr/MutS family protein, translated as MDFGEILDEWDRQTGKPAGKKALKKALQRNPENPDVSGADQQSEQRATKFPAQRATPALAGEFPAPLATPALAGEFPAQRVDPLTAWLRVNGISDKDAEDAENAQPPGERRRRLLAKKPDATIDLHGLTRDEAWLALESFFRVSQQQGFEKLLIIHGKGNHTDGEAVLKRSVRDFIERCHYAGESGYSPAVDGGTGSTWVILKDEG; from the coding sequence ATGGATTTTGGAGAGATCCTCGATGAATGGGACCGGCAAACCGGCAAGCCCGCGGGAAAGAAGGCCCTGAAGAAAGCCTTGCAAAGAAACCCCGAAAACCCCGATGTTTCCGGGGCTGATCAGCAGAGCGAACAACGTGCAACGAAGTTTCCCGCGCAACGTGCAACGCCGGCTTTAGCCGGAGAGTTCCCCGCGCCACTTGCAACGCCGGCTTTAGCCGGAGAGTTCCCCGCGCAAAGGGTTGATCCCCTTACGGCCTGGCTGCGGGTAAACGGCATAAGCGACAAGGATGCGGAAGATGCGGAAAATGCCCAGCCCCCGGGAGAACGCCGCCGCCGGCTGCTCGCCAAAAAACCGGACGCCACTATCGACCTTCACGGCCTTACCCGGGATGAAGCTTGGCTTGCCCTGGAAAGTTTTTTCCGCGTCAGCCAGCAGCAAGGCTTTGAGAAACTGCTCATAATCCATGGAAAGGGGAACCACACTGACGGGGAAGCGGTGTTGAAACGCTCGGTCAGGGATTTTATAGAACGCTGCCACTATGCCGGGGAAAGCGGCTACAGCCCGGCTGTCGATGGGGGGACCGGTTCTACCTGGGTGATATTAAAGGATGAGGGGTGA
- a CDS encoding ABC transporter ATP-binding protein: MSQTILGVKELTVEFRRYNSAAKLLGLDQSNLRVIHNLSVSVAEGEIVAVAGASGSGKSLLAGAILGILPANASVSGEMSFYGQPLTEKLQEQIRGRELALIPQSTAYLDPLMRVGKQIIGIRGSDEKREAIFRRYNLEESVARLFPFQLSGGMTRRILLSTAIIGDAKLIVADEPTPGMSVDMARRVFSHFRELADEGTGTLLITHDIDLAVEFADRVAVFYAGSTVEIAPAGDFKTGVEVLRHPYSKALWQAIPQNGFTPTPGSQPYAGALPEGCAFAPRCPLRTEACEEPVSMRKLRGGEVRCVHAV; encoded by the coding sequence ATGAGTCAGACTATTCTTGGTGTGAAGGAACTTACCGTAGAATTCCGCCGGTATAATAGTGCAGCAAAACTGCTCGGACTGGATCAAAGTAATCTCCGGGTGATCCACAATTTAAGTGTGTCTGTCGCTGAAGGGGAAATTGTGGCGGTAGCCGGCGCTTCCGGTTCGGGAAAAAGCCTTTTAGCCGGGGCCATCCTGGGGATACTGCCCGCCAATGCTTCTGTAAGCGGGGAAATGTCTTTTTACGGCCAGCCCCTGACAGAAAAACTACAGGAACAGATCCGTGGCCGGGAGCTGGCCCTGATACCCCAGTCAACCGCCTACCTGGACCCCCTGATGCGGGTGGGCAAACAGATTATCGGCATTAGGGGCAGTGATGAAAAGCGGGAGGCTATTTTTCGGCGATACAACTTGGAGGAATCAGTGGCACGGCTGTTCCCCTTCCAGCTTTCCGGGGGCATGACCCGGCGTATCCTGCTTTCCACCGCCATCATCGGCGATGCCAAGCTGATAGTCGCTGATGAGCCCACACCGGGGATGAGCGTCGATATGGCCCGCCGGGTATTCAGCCACTTCCGGGAACTTGCCGATGAGGGAACAGGAACGCTGCTCATCACCCACGACATTGATCTGGCGGTGGAATTCGCCGACCGGGTGGCGGTTTTCTATGCCGGGTCCACTGTGGAGATCGCCCCGGCGGGGGACTTTAAGACGGGGGTAGAAGTTCTTCGCCACCCCTATTCAAAGGCCCTGTGGCAGGCCATACCCCAGAACGGCTTTACCCCGACGCCGGGTTCCCAGCCCTATGCGGGAGCCCTGCCTGAGGGCTGTGCCTTTGCGCCCCGCTGTCCTCTGCGGACTGAGGCCTGTGAAGAACCGGTTTCCATGCGGAAACTGCGGGGAGGGGAGGTGCGCTGTGTCCACGCTGTTTGA
- the infA gene encoding translation initiation factor IF-1 — protein MAKEEAIEVEGVVREALPNTMFRVELDNQNGHLILAHLSGKMRKHYIRIVPGDRVKCALSPYDLSRGRIIYRER, from the coding sequence GTGGCGAAAGAAGAAGCGATAGAGGTCGAAGGGGTAGTCAGGGAAGCCCTTCCCAATACCATGTTCAGGGTGGAGCTTGATAACCAGAACGGACACCTTATACTGGCCCATCTTTCAGGCAAGATGCGTAAACACTATATCAGGATTGTCCCCGGCGACCGGGTGAAGTGCGCCCTTTCCCCCTACGATCTGAGCCGGGGCCGTATTATCTACCGCGAGCGGTAA
- a CDS encoding AAA family ATPase, translating into MAQTNTDTEALLAGAQTLLDSCREELAKRVIGQREMIDGLLMALIARGHILLEGVPGLAKTLAVKSLAEITGLDFKRIQFTPDLLPADVTGTLIWEQSSGKFSVRRGPVFANVILADEINRAPAKVQSALLEAMEEYQVTIGEETYPLPDPFFVLATQNPIEHEGTYTLPEAELDRFLLKLLVRYPSPEEELRILTPGNSFSAGGSPAGAGAGNRRGSRNRGPALAPLLGPSQLESLRAAADSVRIDDKIAEYIVSVVSATRPSGTRPSAASRAGESTAGTGRVGKEGLYRYISFGASPRASIALYRCCRILALFEGRPFVTPEDVKAAALPVLRHRIVLSYEAEADGLDPDAVVSRILAFVPVP; encoded by the coding sequence ATGGCGCAAACAAACACGGATACCGAAGCCCTACTGGCCGGGGCGCAGACATTGCTGGATTCCTGTAGGGAAGAGCTGGCGAAACGGGTTATCGGCCAGCGGGAAATGATTGACGGGCTGCTTATGGCCTTGATTGCCCGGGGGCATATACTCCTGGAAGGGGTGCCAGGGCTGGCTAAGACCTTGGCGGTGAAGAGCCTGGCGGAAATTACCGGGCTGGACTTTAAGCGGATACAGTTTACCCCGGATCTGCTCCCTGCGGATGTGACGGGCACCCTGATTTGGGAGCAGTCTTCGGGGAAATTTTCCGTGCGCCGGGGTCCGGTTTTTGCCAATGTGATCCTGGCGGACGAGATTAACCGGGCGCCTGCTAAGGTGCAGTCCGCCTTGCTTGAGGCTATGGAGGAGTACCAGGTTACCATCGGGGAGGAGACTTACCCCTTGCCGGATCCTTTTTTTGTCCTGGCTACCCAGAATCCTATTGAGCATGAGGGGACCTATACCCTGCCTGAGGCGGAGTTGGACCGGTTCCTTCTCAAACTGTTGGTTCGATACCCCAGTCCTGAGGAAGAGCTCCGTATTTTGACCCCCGGGAATTCCTTTTCCGCAGGGGGCTCTCCCGCTGGCGCCGGGGCGGGTAATCGCCGGGGCAGCCGGAACCGGGGGCCTGCATTGGCGCCTCTGCTGGGCCCTTCCCAATTGGAAAGCCTGCGGGCCGCCGCAGATTCGGTCCGCATTGACGACAAGATCGCCGAATATATTGTCTCCGTGGTTTCCGCTACCAGGCCGTCGGGGACCAGGCCCAGTGCGGCATCCCGGGCCGGGGAATCCACTGCGGGCACCGGCAGGGTCGGAAAGGAGGGCTTGTACCGGTATATTTCCTTTGGCGCATCCCCCCGGGCTTCCATTGCCCTGTACCGCTGCTGCCGTATCCTTGCCCTTTTTGAGGGGCGGCCCTTTGTTACCCCTGAGGACGTGAAGGCTGCGGCTTTGCCGGTGCTGCGGCACCGGATTGTCCTTTCCTACGAAGCTGAAGCGGATGGGCTTGACCCGGATGCGGTGGTTTCCCGTATTTTGGCCTTTGTCCCGGTACCTTGA